In one Thermomicrobiales bacterium genomic region, the following are encoded:
- a CDS encoding D-alanyl-D-alanine carboxypeptidase produces MSRLALAAIAAIASLMLAIVAQPVSATTNLVARNAIVIDASSGEVLYQHNADAQVPPASLTKIFTAIAAIEITPLDRQMTATSGDLVGEASMGLVAGESDSFQTLLAGMLLSSGNDAAMTIARNLAAENTPVETASVTPFVDYTNARIAELGATSTHLVNPHGLDTEGHVTTARDLATIARYGLQSLPAFGQALNQTAYTGDGHTLYTTNPLSGTYPGLIGGKTGITQNAGYCLVEIAQRNGQSIIAVLLGSTADAWASDATALLDYGFTALAAPAQPTAPDPSGSAANSQLSVIGNGAEQVVTSAAVERQKSRAPGAWAAMALAAIPCLLLIGFIVNRATNPAPMKTRRTRAQPTTHRRPRPRPASAFAPHGMTAPFVTYDSSPSPTHQQRRVPEPSAVPSFGD; encoded by the coding sequence ATGTCCCGGCTCGCACTGGCGGCGATAGCAGCGATCGCGAGCTTGATGCTCGCTATCGTCGCGCAGCCCGTCTCGGCAACGACGAACCTCGTCGCCCGAAACGCCATTGTCATCGACGCGAGCAGTGGCGAGGTTCTCTACCAGCACAATGCCGACGCGCAAGTGCCACCGGCCAGCCTTACCAAGATCTTCACTGCCATTGCCGCCATTGAAATCACGCCGCTCGATCGGCAGATGACCGCCACAAGCGGCGACCTCGTCGGCGAAGCGAGCATGGGGCTTGTCGCGGGCGAGTCCGATTCGTTCCAGACACTACTGGCTGGCATGCTGCTATCGAGCGGCAACGACGCGGCAATGACGATCGCCCGCAACCTGGCGGCGGAGAATACACCGGTCGAAACCGCGTCGGTCACGCCGTTCGTTGACTACACCAATGCACGCATTGCCGAGCTCGGCGCGACCAGCACCCACCTCGTGAATCCGCACGGCCTCGACACTGAAGGGCATGTGACGACGGCGCGGGATCTGGCGACGATCGCCCGCTACGGTCTCCAGTCGCTCCCGGCGTTTGGTCAGGCGCTCAATCAGACAGCCTATACGGGCGACGGCCATACGCTGTACACGACCAATCCGCTGTCCGGCACCTATCCGGGGCTGATCGGCGGCAAGACCGGCATCACCCAGAACGCGGGCTACTGCCTGGTCGAGATCGCTCAGCGTAACGGGCAGTCGATCATCGCTGTTCTGCTTGGCAGTACTGCCGATGCCTGGGCATCGGACGCCACCGCCCTGCTCGATTACGGCTTCACTGCACTCGCAGCACCGGCACAACCCACTGCGCCAGACCCAAGCGGCTCTGCGGCAAACTCCCAACTCTCGGTAATCGGCAACGGCGCCGAGCAGGTCGTCACATCAGCGGCGGTCGAACGGCAGAAGTCACGCGCGCCGGGTGCCTGGGCAGCCATGGCGCTCGCCGCCATCCCCTGCCTCCTGCTCATTGGCTTCATCGTCAACCGCGCAACCAATCCGGCCCCGATGAAAACGCGCCGAACCCGAGCGCAACCGACGACGCACCGCCGACCGCGGCCCCGACCAGCCAGTGCTTTTGCACCGCATGGCATGACCGCGCCATTCGTCACGTACGATTCATCGCCCTCGCCGACGCACCAACAACGTCGCGTTCCAGAACCATCAGCGGTTCCTTCTTTCGGCGATTGA
- the ruvX gene encoding Holliday junction resolvase RuvX, protein MPRRPRRSRPPRPGRKLVGLDLGERRIGIAISDDTGIIASPDRIIDLKRGSLVDIVAVVREVAADGVVVGLPVSLSGDEGYQARATRTQAAELEALLDVPVVFWDETLTSAIADRALEQAGRKARDRRIQRDAIAAAIMLQSYLDEHPMRTDSPTNDW, encoded by the coding sequence ATGCCCCGACGGCCACGCAGGTCGAGGCCGCCCCGACCGGGCCGTAAGCTCGTTGGGCTAGATCTGGGCGAGCGCCGGATCGGCATCGCCATTTCAGACGACACCGGCATCATCGCCAGCCCGGATCGTATCATCGATCTGAAGCGGGGCTCGCTGGTTGACATCGTAGCAGTCGTGCGTGAAGTCGCAGCCGATGGAGTCGTGGTCGGGCTGCCGGTCAGTCTCAGCGGCGACGAAGGCTACCAGGCGCGCGCCACCCGCACCCAGGCGGCCGAGCTGGAAGCGCTGCTGGACGTGCCTGTCGTGTTCTGGGACGAGACGCTGACAAGCGCCATCGCCGACCGCGCACTTGAGCAAGCAGGTCGGAAGGCACGCGATCGCCGAATCCAGCGCGACGCCATCGCCGCAGCGATCATGCTCCAGAGCTATCTCGACGAGCACCCGATGCGGACCGATTCACCAACGAACGATTGGTAA
- a CDS encoding cyclic-di-AMP receptor: MKLIIAVVQNEDADAVVDALLENDFRATRLASTGGFLRRGNTTIMIGVQDEQVDHVLDLIRQEARSRSQAQDSGEVQTAAATVFVLDLEEYQRL; encoded by the coding sequence ATGAAGCTGATCATCGCGGTTGTCCAGAACGAGGATGCCGACGCGGTTGTCGATGCTCTCCTCGAAAATGACTTTCGCGCGACCCGCCTGGCTTCCACTGGCGGATTTCTCCGGCGCGGTAATACCACGATCATGATCGGTGTCCAGGACGAGCAGGTTGACCACGTCCTCGACCTGATTCGCCAGGAAGCGCGCAGCCGTTCGCAGGCCCAGGATTCCGGCGAGGTCCAGACTGCGGCTGCAACCGTGTTCGTTCTCGATCTTGAGGAATACCAGCGGCTCTAA